GCCGCAAGGTGTTCTATCTCCAGGAAATTGAGAATCTCTTCAGTCCTGCCCTCCATCGCCGGGGTGACCTCGTGCCTGAAGAGGCCGACACTGGAGAAGAAACCGGAGAGGACGACGTCACGCCCGGCGATATCGCGGGTGAAGGTGAACTGCAGGTCCGCGGAGACGATGCCGAGGAGGGAGCGGAGGGCGCCCACCTGCCACACCTCCTCGCCGAGGACCGAAAACCTGCGGTCCGGGTGCGTCAGCGGGTAGTACTCCCGCGTTATCGTCTTGATCAGGGACGACTTCCCCGACCCGTTCGGTCCGAGGATGGCGAGGTGCTCGCCGGCACCGACGGTGAGGGAGAGGAAGTCGAGGACTTTTCTGTCCTCTCTCATGACGGCGATATGCGCGAAGTCCAGCAACGGCGGGGGCCGGGCAGAGGTCTGGAACGTCTCTCTGTGCGCCATCCCGATCAGAGCCCCAGGTATTCAAGGCCGTAGAGGACGGCCGCGATCAGGAGCACGAGCGGCACCACCACCACCCGGGGGTTGACATGCAGGATCTCGGGGATGGTGGCGGTCGGGAACCTCCCCAGCCCGAGCACCGACGCCTCAAGGCGGGGGTAGAGAGCCGAGAAGATGCCGGCCCCGATGAGGATGCCGGTCACCCCGCCGACGAGGGCGTCGAGGGCGCCCGACCCGACGGCGCCGGCCACCGTCCCTGGACAGTAGCCGAGGACCGCAAAACCTGCGCCGAAGATCACCCCGCCGACGACCGTTGCGCCGACCGAACCCGGCTTGATGTGAAGGTCGGCAAGACCCGCCGCCCGCATCAGGTGGACGCCGAGCGTGCCGACGGCCACCGCACTGAGCATCACCTTCACCACCGTGAAATCGGTGAGCAGGAGCTGGCCGATGATCACATCATAGCGCGTGACCCCGGCGACCTGGAGGCAGGCGCCGAAGGCGACCCCCAGCGCCAGTCCGAGAGAGAGTTGCACCGGCGCATTCCGGCGCAGGCGCGTCAGGGCGTCCTTCATGGCCACACCCCGTAGAGGAGAAAGGCAGAGAGTATGCCGCTTGCAAAGAAGACGACGACCGCAACCCAGCTCGAGAGGGCCATCTGGAGAGTGCCTGAGATCCCGTGCCCGCTCGTGCACCCGCCGGCCCAGCGCGCACCTATCCCCATCAGGACGCCGCCGGCGAGGGCGACGACGATCCTCAGGGGGACAGACGGCCCGAATGCCGCTTCAAAAGTCGGCGGGACCCAGACCAGGGCAAATTCCCCGGTGAGGAAGGCCGTTGCGAAGGCACCGATCACGATGCCGAGCACCAGCATCACCTCCCAGTCGATCCGCGGGGCAAACTGTTTGTAGTATGCTCTGTCCAGCACCGCCTTCCCGCGGACGGCACGCTCGATCATGCCGCTCGCCCGGGCATAGGCCGTCGAGCACCCGAGAGGGCGGTCGGAGAGGAGGAACGCGAGCCAGCTGAGCACGCCGATCCCGGCGCCTGCGATATAAGGTGTCCAGTCCATTGCCTCCACCTCAGGCATATCCTGCCGCACGGTAGCCGGTGATCCCGCCGGCGGCGTTGGAGACCTCGACAAACCCTTTCTGTTTGAGGATGCTGCACCCGAGGCTCGAACGGTGGCCTGTCCTGCACATGACGACGAGGGGCCGGGCGGGGTCGAGCGCCGCGGAGCGCTCCCGCAGGTCTGTCACCATGATATTGACCGCCCCCTCCACATGGTCCTCCTCGTACTCCTCCGGCGCCCGCACGTCCACAAGCACGGCCCTTCCTCCCGTGATCATCGCATGCGTCTCAGCCGGCGAGAGTTGAGGGACATGAGCGGCGGGATACCCGGCCGTCACCCAGGCATGGACGCCGCCGTCGAGGTAGCCGACGGTGCGGTCCAACCCCACCCGGCGGAGCATGACCACCGCCGCCTCCGCCTCTGCCTGAGTCCCGGCGACGAGCAGGACCTCCCTCTCCGGAGGGAGCACCCACCCGGCAAAGGTGGAGAAGTTGCCGGCAAGGTCGATATGATAACTGCCCGGGACGTGCTGACCCCCGAAAGCGGCGTAGTCGTTGACTGAGAGGACGACCGCATCGCCCTTCCCGGCCCGATCCCTGAACTCGGCCGGCTTCATCGGCCTGATCGCCGGGAGGGTGCGGACGAGGGGCGGGCCGCGGCGGTTGATCTCGCTGCACCTGCTGAAATGGTCAGGGGCAGGGGGCATGCCCGTGGTAAGCGAGCTGATGAATTCCTCCCTGTCGGCGATCTTCAATGCCGCGTTATACCGGCGCTCGTAGCCGATGGTGGTCGACCGCATCGATCCCATCGCCCGGCCGCAGAGCGACCCGGCGCCGTGCGCGGGAAAGACCATGCAGTGGTCGGGGAGGGCGAGGATCTTCTCGTGCAGGCTATCATAGAGACGCCCTGCAAGGTCCCGCGCCTGTCCGGGGAAGAGGTCGGGCCGACCCACGTCGCCGACAAAGAGGGTGTCGCCGGGGAAGACGGCGACGGGGTCATCACCGCGGGAGAGGTCGGTGGCCACGTAGGTGACGCCGTCCGGGGTGTGCCCCGGCGTATCGAGGACGTCGAACCTGATATCCCCGACCGAGAACTCTGTCCCGTCGGCGACCGGTTCGTGCGGAAACGCGCATGAACCCGATTCCGGCGCATAGATCCGGGCGCCGGTCTTCTCCGCCAGGTCCATGTGGCCGGAGACGAAATCGGCGTGGAGGTGCGTCTCAAGGACATGCGTGATCGCGAATCCGAGGTCTGCCGCGGCGTCGAGATAACGGTCGACGTCCCGCGCCGGATCGACGACGGCGCAGGTGCCGGCCGCACCGACGAGATAGGAACTGTGCGCGATGCCCGGTATGAAGAACTGCTGAATCACCATTCTCCGTTCACTCCATCCATCTCTGGAGCGATGATCATCCAAAGACCATATAAATCCATCCCGAGACGATGAGGAGGAAGAGAACGGTCAGGACAACGCCTGCTTTCAGATAATCAACCGTGTGATACCCGCCCGATGACATGAGAAAGGCATTCACCTGATGCGTCGGCAGGAGGAACGAGTTGGAGGCGCAGAGCCCCACAAGGAGGGCGAGGCCGCGGGGGTCGGTCCCGGTCTCGGCGCCGACGAGGAGGGCGATCGGGACCAGGATGACGACTGCCCCGAGATTGGACATCAGCAAGGTGAAGAGGGTCGCGAGTGCTCCGATGCCGATGAAGAGCAGGAGGGGGTGGGCGTTTCCGACGAGCGGGATCACGGTCCCGGCGATCAGTGCCGCCGTCCCGGTGGTGATCATCGCGGTCCCGAGGGGGATGAGGCCTGCGAGCAGGAAGACCGTCTTCCAGTCGATGGTGCGATAGGCCTCGTCGATGGTGAGCACCCCCGCAAGGACCATGACGAGCACCCCGGTGAGGAGGCCCATGGAGATCGGGATGCCGGTGAGGGTGAGGGCGATCCCCCCGGCAAAACAGAGGAGAGCGATGGGCGCTTTCTCTCTGCGCATCGGGGGTTCCTCGACTCGTGTGGAGAGCACGAAGTTCGGGTCGGCGGCAAGGGCGTGGATGTTGTTCCATGGCCCGAAGACCACGATGGTGTCGCCGGCGGTGAGGGGGGTGTCGGAGAAGTCCATGCGCATCTCGACGCCCTGTGAGGAGAGCATGAGGGGTTCGACGCCGTAGGTCTTTCTGAACGCGATCGCCCTGAAGGTCCGGCCGACGACCGGCGCGTGCGGCCTGACCATGACCTCTGCAAAACCGGCATACGCCCCTCCCACCTTCGCGGAGAGGCGCTCCCGGTCGGGGACGGTCTGGAGCGAGTAGTCGGCTGCGAAGCGTTCTGCGTCCTCCGCTTTTCCGAGGAGGGTGATGTACTGCCCGGCACGCAGGGTGGCATGCCGCCAGGGTGCATAGGAGACCTCTTCTTCTTCCGTGACGGCGAGGAGGTGGAGGGAGTAATCGGTTTTCAGGCGCACCTCTTCCCGCTCCCTGCCGGCGAGAGGACTGGAGGCCGGGATGACGTAGTGGTGCATCGCTGCGGGAAGGTGCCAGGTGTCCACGAGGTCTTCCTGACTCCCCGGTCGGCGGGTTCCGGCGCGGCCGGGAGGGAGGACGTATACCCCCAGCAGGAGGAAGTAGAGGACTTCTGTGCAGAGGAGGAGGAGACCCGCCGGCGTCGCGGTAAAGAACCCGAACGCCTCGGCACCGCTGGCGACCATGAGGTCGTTCAGGAGGATCAGGGCCCCTGACCCGATCATGGTGAGGGTGCCGCCACTGAGCGCCGCAAAACCCATCGGCATGACAAGACGGGAGGGCGGGACTGCGGTCATTTTTGCGGCCCTCATCAGCGCGGGCTGGAAGAGGGCGACCGACCCGATGGCCGGTATGAATGCGGAGACGAGGCCGACGGCAACGGAGAAGAGGGCGCAAAGCCGTCTCTCCCCATTCCCGGCAATGCCGACGATGAAACGACTGAGGTGGCTCATGACGCCTGTGCGTTCGATACCGCCGCCGAGGATCATCACCGAGATGATGGCGATCACGGCGTTGCTGGCAAACCCCGAGATCGCCTCCTGGGGAGTCACAAGCCCGAACCAGAAGAGCAGGAGGAGGACAAGGAGCGCGACAAGGTCGACCCGAAGGAGTTCGGTGACGAAGAGCACGAACGCTGTCCCGATAACAAGGAACATCAGGATGATCTCCGTCTCCATTCCACGGCCCTCCGGGTTCGGCATCCCCTCTTTCCGGTGGTGGCCCGGCACGCCATTAAAACATTCGGTGGCGGGGGAGAGGATCAGCCGCATCCTCTGCCCAGCAGGAAGGCGCAGAGCAGTGCCGCCACAATCAGCATCTTCGACTTCATACACTGGAGGGGTGACCGATACGGCTATGAAAGATATTGATACAATCGTTTTACATTCAGGAAATTGAAGAAGGCCTATAGTATCATCTGAAGACAGAAAAGATGAGATATTGAAAATAATCCATATAAGAGATAAAATATCCTCACGGGGCCCCGGCGCGCCATTGAGATTATAAATAAACCCTGCATGAGAGGGATATGGCCCGGCAAAAAGAGGGGAGAGGGTCTTCCAGGAATTATCCACAGGGATAAGTCAGAGAAGAACAAACCGGAGAAACACTAATGGAGTACCAGCACGACCAGGTCTACGAACCCGCGGAGGACACCTTCCTCCTCCGCGACGCCGCCCTCGAGGAGGTGCGGCCGGGCGACCATGTCCTCGAAGTGGGGTGCGGGAGCGGGGCGGTTACGGCGGCCCTCCTCGGCCGGGCCGGGAGCGTCGTCGCCACCGACATCAACCCCCACGCGGTGCTGGCGGGGCGGGAGCGGGGCGTCGAGACGGTGCGGACCGACCTGATGACAGGGGTCCGCGGCCCCTTCGACCTCGTCCTCTTCAACCCGCCGTACCTCCCGACCGCACCGGAGGAGAGGATCGACGACTGGCTCGAATACGCGCTGGACGGCGGCCCAACAGGGAGGGAGACGATCGAGCGGTTTGCCGACGACGTCGGGCGGGTGCTCGCACCCTTCGGTCGCATCCTCCTCCTCGTCTCATCCCTGACCGACCCCGACGAGGTGCGGAAAATCTTTGCCGGCCTCGGCTATATCGTGCTCCTCGCCGCGGAGGAGCGTGTGGAGGGCGAAGACCTCATCGTGCTGCGGATCAGCCGCGACCTCTGCCTCTGTGCCGGACACGGAGATTAACGCCTGCGGAGCCTGAAACTTTCCGGCGGGACCGCGATCTCGAACCTGGCCCCGACCCCGGGCGTCCCGGTCTCCCTGATCGTCATGCCGGTGATCCCGAGAACCTCCCTGACAAGGAAGAGGCCGAGACCGGTATGCTTCCCGAACCCTCTGAGAAATATCTCCTCCTTCTTTCCTTCGGGGACACCAACACCGTCGTCCTCCACGACAATGGTGAGGCGCTCCCCCTCGGTGCGGCAGGATATCCTGATGACCGTCACCTCGACGCCATGCTCCAGCGCGTTGTCGGCCAGGTTATACAGGGCCCGTTCAAGGAGGGGGTCGGCATAGACCTCCACACCGTCGACGGCGACCTCGGTGCGCATCCCCCCCTGCCGGGCCGACCCCAGCGCCCTTTCTGCTACGCCCTTCAGGTCAAACCACTGGGGGCGGTCCATCCCGACAGCCTGGTACTCGCGGGCAAACTCCATCTGCTGGCGGATCGTGCCGGCGGCATCGAGGCTCTTTCTGACGTACCCCCTGATCTCCTCAGGGTCGTCCGACTCCAGGGCGATGTCGAGGTAGCCGATGACCCCGGCGAGCAGGTTGAGGGTGTCGTGGCGGGTGATCCCTTCGAGCAGGTTCAGTTTCTCGTTCGCCCTCCGGAGTGCTGCCTGCTCGTTCCGCAGTTCGGTGATGTCGTGGAGGACGAGCAGGTGGCCGTGCAGGTCGCGGGAGACGCCGGCCGCGCGCTGGCACTGGACGGCAAAGATATGGGGCGCCCCATCGGTCGTCACCTCCACCTCGGCCTCCTTCGGGCATCCTGCAATGAACCGGGCGAACGCCGGCAGGACCTGATCGAAGGGGCGGCCGATTGCTGCCTCTTCTGGCATCCCTGCGATCAAGGCTGCGGCCGGGTTGATATCGACGACCACGCCGGCCTCATTGACCACGACCATGCCGTCCGTCATGATCCTGGGAAGGAGGGACCGCGCCACCGGCGTCACCGAGAAGAGCCTGTACCGGATCGTCGCCATCTCCAGGGTCAGGCCGGTGACGAGGAAACTCAGCGGGGTCAGGTCCAGCCCCCGTACAGGCCCCATACCGAAGACATAGAGGAGGTTGGCCACAAGAGGCACGAGAGACGCAACCAGGAGGAGCCGGATCTGCGTTCGGTACACCGGGGGGGACGAGATGAGATGGCTGACAAGAAGGGCGATCGCAGCGATGGTCATGGCGGCGAAACCTATCCATGCCACCCAGAAGAGCGGGCCGTGCACGAAGACCCATACGATAGACCCGGCAACGACCACCGGCATAAAGCCGGTATAGTACAGGTGGTGGAGGTCGTTGGTGAGGAGGGCGGCAAAGACACATGCCGGGAAGAGCAGGAGGGCGCACCGCCATGTACGGGTGAGCAGGCTCTCGCGCCCTGTATAGGAGATGACGAACAGGACAAACGCCAGGGAGACGGCCATGATGCCCGCGTACTCGACATAAGTAAAGAGGAGGTTTGACGGCAGGTCGGCGACGGAGAGCACCAGGGCATAGGCGGCACTCCAGACAGTCGCACCCAGGAGAAATATCGTGAGTGGCACTCCCCCGGGAACCTTCCTGTTATGCCATGCTATGGCCGCAAGGACCAGGGTCATGACGGCCGAGACGGCCAGAGGGAGAACTAAGGGGGAGTACTGCCAGATCATCGGAGGTCACAGAGGGAATTCATAGAGTTGGTCGTCCAGGGGTAAAATCCCTCCTCATGCCACCGGATCCGGCAGAGACACAAGGATCTCCGGCCTCACCGTTTTTCCGCGTCCTCTTCCCCGGAGAGAGGCTCGTCGATGCACTTCCCGCAGTGCGGGCAGACCTGCTTTTTCCTGTGCCTGTTCCTGATCTCGTCCCCGAAGGCCGAGGCAAGGATGCCGGCAGGGAGAGCAAACATACCGATGCCGAGGATGGCGATACATCCACCGAGGAATCTCCCGAGGAGGGTGATCGGGTAGACGTCGCCGTAGCCGACGGTGGTGAGGGTTGCCACCGCCCACCACATCGCCATCGGGATACTGGAGAAGGCATCGGGCTGGGCGTCGTGCTCGACGAAGTACATCAGGGTCGAGGTGATCACCAGGAGGATGACGAGCACGAACCCCACCACGATGAGCGCCTCCCTCTCGGCGCTGAGTACACGGCCCAGGGTCTTGAGGGCATCGGAATACCGATAGAGTTTCAGGAGCCTGAAGATCCGCAGTATCCTGAGCATCCGCATGACACGGAGGTCGAGGGGCAGGACCATCGGCAGGTAGAAGGGGAGAACCGCAAGGAGGTCGATCACCGCCATCGGCGTGGCGACAAAGCGTGCCCTCCCACCGATCCCCCTGAATGCCGGGTTGCAGGGGGCCGTCCAGAGGCGGAGGAGATACTCGACGGAGAATACGGCCACCGAAAAGACCTCGAAGAGATCGAATGCTGGCTGGAAGGCGAGGTACAGGGGTTCGTCGGTGGCAAGGATCACGGCAGCGACATTGAAGAGGATGAGCGCGGCGATGAAGAAGCCAAAGACGCTCCCCGCGATGCCGCCTGCGGGAGTGCTCTCAAGAATGTTGTAGACCCGGTCTCTGAGCATCGATAGTATACTTTTTTCCGGGATGAGGTATGGATGTATCGCCGGGATGCCCGAAGATCCCGGTTCTTCTGGAGTGACGGGAGAAGGGCGGTGTTCCCCGGCACCCCTCAGAGGAGATGATTCAGGAGGAGGAAAAGGAGGAAGAGGAGAGCGGCGATTTTTATCCCGGGATAGACAGAATGCTGCATATGTGCCCGGTTTATCGTCCCCTCATCGGGCGGCGGGAGTTCCTCCTCCGACTCGATGACAAAAGACCCGGTGTACCCGCACCTCTTGCACCGGTACATCGTCCCGGCATACCCGCCGAGCACCTGGTAGAGGTCGGTGCTCCCGCACGTCGGACACCTGAGCATGGGTGAGACTCTCCCTCACCCGCCATCAAACTTTGCCCCCCCCAAACCTCTTAACCGTGGAGGGCGCGATTGATCGGTTGATCACAGCATGGGAGCGACTCTCGTTGAAAAGATCTTCTCTTCCCGGTGCGGGAAGGAGATAGAGGCAGGCGATGTGGTGATGGCGGCCGTGGACCGCGCGATGATCCATGACATCACCGGCCCCCTTGCCATTCAGAAGTTCAGGGAGATGGGTGGGGAGCGGGTCTTCGACCCGGCGCGGATCGTGATGCTCTTCGACCACCAGGTCCCGGCCGACTCCATCCAGGCGGCCGAGAACCAGAAGTTCATGCGGGAGTTCGCGCTCGGGCAGGGCATCCACAACTACGACCTCAGGGAGGGCGTCTGCCACCAGGTGGTCCTGGAGAAGGGGCATGCGGCGCCCGGCGAGATCGTCGTCGGTTCGGACTCGCACACCTGCATGTACGGCGCTGCAGGCGCGTTTGCGACCGGCATCGGCTCGACGGACATGGGCTTTGTCCTCAAGTTCGGCGCCCTCTACTTCAGGGTGCCCGACTCGATCAGGGTCGAAGTGAACGGCGCCTTCGCACCCCGCGTCGGGGCAAAGGACCTCATCCTCTCGATCGCCGGCGACATCGGCGCGGACGGCGCCACCTACCAGGCCCTGGAGTTCGCCGGCGAGACCTTCAGGTCGATGCCGATGGCCGGGCGGATGACCTGCGCCAATATGGCGATCGAGATGGGAGCGAAGGCCGGGATCGTCCCGCCCGACACCATCACCAGGGAATACGTGCAGGCACGCCGGCCCGACGCCGCCGGTTTCGACCTTGCGAGCGACAGGGACGCCGTCTATGCGGAGTGGCGGGAGTACGAGGTCGCCGACCTCGTGCCGCAGGTCGCGGTCCCCCACAATGTGGAC
The sequence above is drawn from the Methanofollis sp. genome and encodes:
- a CDS encoding ion transporter, translating into MLRDRVYNILESTPAGGIAGSVFGFFIAALILFNVAAVILATDEPLYLAFQPAFDLFEVFSVAVFSVEYLLRLWTAPCNPAFRGIGGRARFVATPMAVIDLLAVLPFYLPMVLPLDLRVMRMLRILRIFRLLKLYRYSDALKTLGRVLSAEREALIVVGFVLVILLVITSTLMYFVEHDAQPDAFSSIPMAMWWAVATLTTVGYGDVYPITLLGRFLGGCIAILGIGMFALPAGILASAFGDEIRNRHRKKQVCPHCGKCIDEPLSGEEDAEKR
- a CDS encoding MBL fold metallo-hydrolase; translated protein: MVIQQFFIPGIAHSSYLVGAAGTCAVVDPARDVDRYLDAAADLGFAITHVLETHLHADFVSGHMDLAEKTGARIYAPESGSCAFPHEPVADGTEFSVGDIRFDVLDTPGHTPDGVTYVATDLSRGDDPVAVFPGDTLFVGDVGRPDLFPGQARDLAGRLYDSLHEKILALPDHCMVFPAHGAGSLCGRAMGSMRSTTIGYERRYNAALKIADREEFISSLTTGMPPAPDHFSRCSEINRRGPPLVRTLPAIRPMKPAEFRDRAGKGDAVVLSVNDYAAFGGQHVPGSYHIDLAGNFSTFAGWVLPPEREVLLVAGTQAEAEAAVVMLRRVGLDRTVGYLDGGVHAWVTAGYPAAHVPQLSPAETHAMITGGRAVLVDVRAPEEYEEDHVEGAVNIMVTDLRERSAALDPARPLVVMCRTGHRSSLGCSILKQKGFVEVSNAAGGITGYRAAGYA
- a CDS encoding HemK2/MTQ2 family protein methyltransferase, encoding MEYQHDQVYEPAEDTFLLRDAALEEVRPGDHVLEVGCGSGAVTAALLGRAGSVVATDINPHAVLAGRERGVETVRTDLMTGVRGPFDLVLFNPPYLPTAPEERIDDWLEYALDGGPTGRETIERFADDVGRVLAPFGRILLLVSSLTDPDEVRKIFAGLGYIVLLAAEERVEGEDLIVLRISRDLCLCAGHGD
- a CDS encoding YeeE/YedE thiosulfate transporter family protein — protein: MDWTPYIAGAGIGVLSWLAFLLSDRPLGCSTAYARASGMIERAVRGKAVLDRAYYKQFAPRIDWEVMLVLGIVIGAFATAFLTGEFALVWVPPTFEAAFGPSVPLRIVVALAGGVLMGIGARWAGGCTSGHGISGTLQMALSSWVAVVVFFASGILSAFLLYGVWP
- a CDS encoding 3-isopropylmalate dehydratase large subunit, encoding MGATLVEKIFSSRCGKEIEAGDVVMAAVDRAMIHDITGPLAIQKFREMGGERVFDPARIVMLFDHQVPADSIQAAENQKFMREFALGQGIHNYDLREGVCHQVVLEKGHAAPGEIVVGSDSHTCMYGAAGAFATGIGSTDMGFVLKFGALYFRVPDSIRVEVNGAFAPRVGAKDLILSIAGDIGADGATYQALEFAGETFRSMPMAGRMTCANMAIEMGAKAGIVPPDTITREYVQARRPDAAGFDLASDRDAVYAEWREYEVADLVPQVAVPHNVDHVVGVDEVAGTHVDQVFIGSCTNGRYEDFAEAAGVLGDRKFSDAVRVVLIPASKEEYLKTLRAGLIERFVEAGALVEAPCCGPCMGGAFGLLAPGEVSLSTSNRNFRGRQGSTEAGVYLCSAATAAASAITGEITDPREV
- a CDS encoding ATP-binding cassette domain-containing protein, whose translation is MAHRETFQTSARPPPLLDFAHIAVMREDRKVLDFLSLTVGAGEHLAILGPNGSGKSSLIKTITREYYPLTHPDRRFSVLGEEVWQVGALRSLLGIVSADLQFTFTRDIAGRDVVLSGFFSSVGLFRHEVTPAMEGRTEEILNFLEIEHLAA
- a CDS encoding YeeE/YedE thiosulfate transporter family protein — its product is MKDALTRLRRNAPVQLSLGLALGVAFGACLQVAGVTRYDVIIGQLLLTDFTVVKVMLSAVAVGTLGVHLMRAAGLADLHIKPGSVGATVVGGVIFGAGFAVLGYCPGTVAGAVGSGALDALVGGVTGILIGAGIFSALYPRLEASVLGLGRFPTATIPEILHVNPRVVVVPLVLLIAAVLYGLEYLGL
- a CDS encoding SLC13 family permease, encoding MRLILSPATECFNGVPGHHRKEGMPNPEGRGMETEIILMFLVIGTAFVLFVTELLRVDLVALLVLLLLFWFGLVTPQEAISGFASNAVIAIISVMILGGGIERTGVMSHLSRFIVGIAGNGERRLCALFSVAVGLVSAFIPAIGSVALFQPALMRAAKMTAVPPSRLVMPMGFAALSGGTLTMIGSGALILLNDLMVASGAEAFGFFTATPAGLLLLCTEVLYFLLLGVYVLPPGRAGTRRPGSQEDLVDTWHLPAAMHHYVIPASSPLAGREREEVRLKTDYSLHLLAVTEEEEVSYAPWRHATLRAGQYITLLGKAEDAERFAADYSLQTVPDRERLSAKVGGAYAGFAEVMVRPHAPVVGRTFRAIAFRKTYGVEPLMLSSQGVEMRMDFSDTPLTAGDTIVVFGPWNNIHALAADPNFVLSTRVEEPPMRREKAPIALLCFAGGIALTLTGIPISMGLLTGVLVMVLAGVLTIDEAYRTIDWKTVFLLAGLIPLGTAMITTGTAALIAGTVIPLVGNAHPLLLFIGIGALATLFTLLMSNLGAVVILVPIALLVGAETGTDPRGLALLVGLCASNSFLLPTHQVNAFLMSSGGYHTVDYLKAGVVLTVLFLLIVSGWIYMVFG
- a CDS encoding histidine kinase N-terminal 7TM domain-containing protein, which encodes MIWQYSPLVLPLAVSAVMTLVLAAIAWHNRKVPGGVPLTIFLLGATVWSAAYALVLSVADLPSNLLFTYVEYAGIMAVSLAFVLFVISYTGRESLLTRTWRCALLLFPACVFAALLTNDLHHLYYTGFMPVVVAGSIVWVFVHGPLFWVAWIGFAAMTIAAIALLVSHLISSPPVYRTQIRLLLVASLVPLVANLLYVFGMGPVRGLDLTPLSFLVTGLTLEMATIRYRLFSVTPVARSLLPRIMTDGMVVVNEAGVVVDINPAAALIAGMPEEAAIGRPFDQVLPAFARFIAGCPKEAEVEVTTDGAPHIFAVQCQRAAGVSRDLHGHLLVLHDITELRNEQAALRRANEKLNLLEGITRHDTLNLLAGVIGYLDIALESDDPEEIRGYVRKSLDAAGTIRQQMEFAREYQAVGMDRPQWFDLKGVAERALGSARQGGMRTEVAVDGVEVYADPLLERALYNLADNALEHGVEVTVIRISCRTEGERLTIVVEDDGVGVPEGKKEEIFLRGFGKHTGLGLFLVREVLGITGMTIRETGTPGVGARFEIAVPPESFRLRRR